One stretch of Clavibacter michiganensis DNA includes these proteins:
- a CDS encoding HTTM domain-containing protein, which translates to MSARTHETTSTPKAAAAGSWAGRTRPVRAVPSERAARVRRLLQDRELLTALRDPRGWPRGIATWMTEREHATFSFAALRITLGTVILMVLVTCFADRHYLWGVGSRFIDPEASRRGWLPILTGLFSKTDATLFDLAYLVLVVLAALFTLGWRTRIVTPFLLLFWIGLSTNSTLLTNGGDTVLRLTLFFVLFADLSRHLSLDAVRRRRERAAAEAGIVRRRPGRHVEAARTIVDRIPRLVRVLLHNTALVLCAYQIMLVYVNSAILKLQGPEWRDGSATYYSLLIEGYRPWPWLSDLVAQASVGVVLASFVAVAFQGLFPLLILWRPTRVVALVVITGMHVMIGILLGLWPFSLAMIALDFLFIRDATWREGIALARRVGAEAPGRLRELRARRSSPAAPAEVPAET; encoded by the coding sequence ATGAGCGCGAGGACGCACGAGACCACGTCCACCCCGAAGGCCGCGGCCGCGGGATCCTGGGCGGGCCGCACCCGCCCCGTCCGCGCCGTCCCGTCCGAGCGCGCCGCCCGCGTCCGCCGGCTCCTGCAGGACCGCGAGCTGCTCACGGCGCTCCGCGACCCGCGCGGCTGGCCCCGCGGCATCGCCACGTGGATGACCGAGCGGGAGCACGCCACCTTCAGCTTCGCCGCGCTCCGCATCACGCTCGGCACCGTGATCCTGATGGTGCTCGTCACCTGCTTCGCCGACCGCCACTACCTGTGGGGCGTCGGATCCCGCTTCATCGACCCCGAGGCGTCCCGCCGCGGCTGGCTCCCGATCCTCACGGGCCTCTTCTCGAAGACCGACGCCACGCTCTTCGACCTGGCGTACCTCGTGCTGGTGGTGCTCGCCGCGCTGTTCACGCTGGGCTGGCGCACGCGCATCGTGACCCCGTTCCTCCTGCTCTTCTGGATCGGCCTGTCGACGAACAGCACGCTGCTCACCAACGGCGGCGACACCGTCCTGCGCCTCACGCTGTTCTTCGTGCTCTTCGCCGACCTGTCGAGGCACCTGTCGCTCGACGCGGTCCGGCGTCGCCGCGAGCGCGCGGCGGCGGAGGCCGGGATCGTGCGTCGGCGCCCGGGGCGGCATGTCGAGGCGGCCAGGACGATCGTCGACCGGATCCCGCGGCTCGTGCGCGTGCTCCTGCACAACACGGCGCTGGTGCTCTGCGCGTACCAGATCATGCTCGTGTACGTGAACTCGGCGATCCTCAAGCTGCAGGGGCCGGAGTGGCGCGACGGATCCGCGACCTACTACTCGCTCCTCATCGAGGGCTACCGGCCGTGGCCGTGGCTGAGCGACCTGGTGGCGCAGGCGAGCGTCGGCGTGGTGCTCGCGAGCTTCGTCGCGGTCGCCTTCCAGGGCCTGTTCCCGCTGCTCATCCTGTGGCGGCCGACGCGCGTCGTCGCGCTCGTGGTCATCACGGGCATGCACGTGATGATCGGGATCCTGCTGGGCCTCTGGCCGTTCTCCCTCGCGATGATCGCGCTCGACTTCCTCTTCATCCGGGACGCGACCTGGCGCGAGGGCATCGCGCTCGCCCGTCGCGTCGGCGCCGAGGCGCCGGGCCGACTGCGCGAGCTGCGCGCGCGCCGCTCCTCCCCAGCCGCGCCCGCCGAGGTCCCGGCCGAGACCTGA
- a CDS encoding choice-of-anchor G family protein — MPSRRSRLATATAFGLAAAIVAFGGTAPANAAPGDTAEAEGRFLTLTGVPQVIALDGAYASYGPGDTAAQVENAPLDVSVLGGLANAQLAAGVTLGSLLDLDQAASAGVLQQYASAGPAGATGAAGAVSDSGAITVGQGGGQQTVIDLGSTIASIGAEGALSDLSLRFGAISSTVTSTGTGTPASDYDIASAEAVLASPLVAEISSRLTTAVNGIAPGIAGSVDVSAATGPLLQSILGENVLTAALQVGTPTVTATANVNTAAVVQAALAQPLTNEDGTVSIDVSTGTITVDLDRIQTLNDRTPGASILTSAILADVVDSAITDIFTDVLPNRLVTALRASTTVDVAVTAPLTTRVLNANVNAGTLGVDVNLSLDRLLGGTTGTAPTISLARTALLPPLNATVDLALLTPLFDDLVTGLIGANADTDLLPAVGTALSGVSTGVITALAPAFAVVDQVVRLTVNEQTPDAFIDGDGVDAGSSSVTALRVTLLGDGPTIDLARSTVRAVPAPVADDVTIASPTPNQVIELADGETTVVVPVTGTADPDAEVTLTVGGQTVGPVPVGPGNAYTLTPPALPAGTYTATVTQTVGGQAAGSETVTFTIAPALTPLTIATPRPGQVFLTTAADPTVDVPVEGAADPRATVTVTIPGQPTQTEPVGVDGLYDVAFADLAVGTYTATVTQAIDGVIRGTETVTFTVGAPAVAVTITSPDDDDQILGAGAVPTADVPVTGAADPRASVTVTIPGQDPQTELVGDDGVYDVAFADLPVGTYTATATQTIGGTAAGSDTVTFSVIAPAVAVVIDTPTDGQDFVVPAGGTAVPVTVSGSADPRGSVLIAVTGQTPVTQVVGDDGRFEATFPGLTAAEYTATVTQTIGGTAAGSDTADFTVTVAGVDQVVIETPGDGDFLPLPDGDTTVSVPVTGTADPDATVTLTVGDTTTDPVDVDDDGDFSLATPDLPSGTYTGIVTQTIGGVAVGTDTVTFTIGVPVVIDSPFDFQVFPLNGGATTRDVPISGTADPLGTVTVSIVGLDPITTEVDEDGNYSVTFFGLERGSYEAIATQTIGGAPAGDATVEFDVGVDGEEGVDSDAVAAVDVDGDGTDGTDGGVDADGGTDADAVDADGAADAAGADATDAAGTDATDAAGTDATDAAGTDATDAAGTDATDAAGTDATDAAGTDVTDAAGTDATDAAGTDATDAAGTDATDAAGTDATDAAGTDATDAAGTDATDAAGTDATDAAGTDATDAAGTDATDAAGTDATDAAGADATDAAGADATDAAGTDATDAAGTDATDAAGTDATDAAGTDATDAAGTDATDAAGTDATDAAGTDATDADGTDATDAAGTDATDAAGTDATDAAGTDATDAAGTDATDAAGTDATDAAGTDATDAAGTDATDAAGTDATDAAGTDATDAAGTDATDAAGTDATDAAGTDATDAAGTDATDAAGTDATDAAGTDATDAAGTDATDAAGTDATDAAGTDATDAAGTDATDAAGTDATDAAGTDATDAAGTDAADATDAADATDGSTDGGDTPTRAVVRFTELVRGSGSVQMVDAFGFIPGETLNATVFSTPKPLTPMIADADGRATFMFEIGPDFELGDHRVEVIGVESGMAQEMITRFRVVGSTVPAGQPGTPITGGSGGGYGGGILPVTGGDGDGMLLLGGIALLMMLTGAGALHRGRSRRA; from the coding sequence ATGCCCAGCCGCAGAAGCAGGCTGGCGACCGCGACGGCCTTCGGGCTCGCCGCGGCGATCGTCGCGTTCGGGGGCACCGCGCCCGCGAACGCCGCACCGGGGGACACGGCGGAGGCCGAAGGCCGCTTCCTGACCCTGACGGGCGTCCCGCAGGTGATCGCCCTCGACGGCGCGTACGCCTCCTACGGGCCCGGCGACACCGCCGCGCAGGTGGAGAACGCGCCGCTGGACGTGAGCGTCCTCGGCGGTCTCGCCAACGCGCAGCTCGCGGCCGGCGTCACGCTCGGCTCCCTCCTCGACCTGGACCAGGCGGCTTCGGCCGGCGTGCTGCAGCAGTACGCGTCCGCGGGACCGGCCGGCGCCACGGGCGCGGCCGGAGCCGTGTCGGACAGCGGGGCCATCACGGTCGGCCAGGGCGGCGGACAGCAGACGGTCATCGACCTCGGCTCGACCATCGCCTCGATCGGCGCCGAGGGCGCCCTCTCCGATCTCTCGCTGCGCTTCGGCGCGATCTCCTCCACCGTCACGTCGACGGGCACCGGCACGCCGGCCTCGGACTACGACATCGCCTCGGCCGAGGCCGTGCTCGCGAGCCCGCTGGTCGCGGAGATCAGCTCGCGGCTCACGACGGCCGTGAACGGGATCGCGCCCGGCATCGCCGGCTCGGTGGACGTCTCCGCCGCCACGGGCCCCCTACTCCAGAGCATCCTCGGGGAGAACGTGCTCACCGCGGCCCTCCAGGTCGGGACCCCCACGGTCACCGCGACGGCGAACGTGAACACGGCCGCCGTCGTGCAGGCCGCGCTCGCGCAGCCCCTGACGAACGAGGACGGCACGGTCTCGATCGATGTGTCCACCGGCACCATCACGGTGGACCTCGACCGGATCCAGACGCTCAACGACCGAACCCCCGGCGCGTCGATCCTGACCTCGGCGATCCTCGCGGACGTCGTCGACTCGGCGATCACGGACATCTTCACGGACGTGCTGCCGAACCGCCTGGTGACCGCGCTCCGCGCCTCCACCACGGTGGACGTCGCCGTCACCGCGCCGCTCACGACGCGGGTGCTGAACGCGAACGTGAACGCGGGCACGCTCGGCGTGGACGTGAACCTGTCGCTCGACCGCCTCCTCGGCGGCACGACCGGCACGGCGCCCACCATCAGCCTCGCCCGCACCGCGCTGCTGCCGCCGCTGAACGCGACGGTGGACCTCGCGCTGCTCACGCCGCTGTTCGACGACCTCGTCACCGGCCTCATCGGCGCGAACGCCGACACCGACCTGCTGCCGGCCGTGGGCACCGCGCTCTCCGGCGTCAGCACGGGCGTCATCACGGCGCTCGCCCCGGCCTTCGCGGTCGTCGACCAGGTGGTGCGCCTCACGGTCAACGAGCAGACGCCGGATGCCTTCATCGACGGGGACGGCGTCGACGCCGGATCCTCGTCGGTCACCGCGCTGCGCGTCACGCTCCTGGGGGACGGGCCGACCATCGACCTGGCCCGCTCCACCGTGCGCGCCGTGCCGGCCCCCGTCGCCGACGACGTGACCATCGCGTCGCCGACGCCGAACCAGGTGATCGAGCTGGCGGACGGGGAGACGACCGTGGTCGTCCCCGTCACCGGCACCGCCGACCCCGACGCCGAGGTCACGCTGACCGTCGGCGGCCAGACGGTCGGGCCGGTCCCGGTCGGACCCGGGAACGCGTACACGCTCACCCCGCCGGCCCTCCCGGCCGGCACCTACACGGCGACGGTCACGCAGACGGTCGGCGGACAGGCCGCGGGCTCCGAGACGGTGACCTTCACCATCGCGCCGGCCCTGACCCCCCTGACCATCGCGACGCCGAGGCCGGGCCAGGTCTTCCTGACCACCGCGGCCGACCCGACGGTCGACGTGCCCGTGGAGGGCGCGGCGGACCCGCGCGCCACGGTCACCGTGACGATCCCCGGCCAGCCCACGCAGACCGAGCCGGTCGGCGTCGACGGCCTCTACGACGTGGCGTTCGCCGACCTCGCGGTCGGCACGTACACGGCGACGGTCACGCAGGCGATCGACGGCGTGATCCGCGGGACGGAGACGGTGACCTTCACGGTCGGCGCCCCCGCCGTCGCGGTGACCATCACGTCGCCGGATGACGACGACCAGATCCTCGGCGCCGGCGCCGTGCCGACGGCCGACGTCCCCGTGACCGGTGCCGCCGACCCGCGCGCCAGCGTGACGGTGACGATCCCCGGCCAGGACCCCCAGACGGAGCTCGTCGGCGACGACGGGGTCTACGACGTGGCCTTCGCCGACCTCCCCGTCGGCACCTACACGGCGACCGCGACCCAGACGATCGGCGGCACCGCCGCCGGATCGGACACGGTCACCTTCTCCGTCATCGCCCCGGCCGTCGCCGTGGTCATCGACACCCCGACCGACGGGCAGGACTTCGTCGTCCCGGCCGGCGGCACCGCGGTGCCCGTGACCGTCAGCGGCAGCGCTGACCCGCGTGGATCCGTGCTCATCGCGGTCACGGGCCAGACGCCGGTCACGCAGGTGGTCGGAGACGACGGCCGCTTCGAGGCGACGTTCCCGGGTCTCACGGCCGCGGAGTACACCGCGACGGTGACGCAGACCATCGGAGGCACCGCTGCCGGCTCGGACACGGCTGACTTCACCGTCACCGTGGCCGGTGTCGACCAGGTCGTCATCGAGACCCCGGGGGACGGCGACTTCCTCCCGCTGCCGGACGGGGACACCACCGTCTCCGTCCCGGTGACGGGCACGGCCGACCCCGACGCCACCGTCACCCTGACGGTCGGCGACACGACGACGGATCCGGTGGACGTGGACGACGACGGCGACTTCTCGCTGGCGACGCCCGACCTGCCCTCCGGCACCTACACGGGCATCGTCACGCAGACGATCGGCGGCGTCGCCGTCGGCACCGACACCGTGACCTTCACGATCGGCGTGCCCGTGGTCATCGACTCGCCGTTCGACTTCCAGGTCTTCCCGCTGAACGGCGGGGCGACCACCCGGGACGTGCCCATCTCCGGCACGGCCGACCCGCTGGGGACGGTGACGGTCTCCATCGTGGGGCTCGACCCGATCACCACGGAGGTGGACGAGGACGGGAACTACTCGGTGACGTTCTTCGGCCTGGAGCGCGGATCCTACGAGGCGATCGCGACGCAGACCATCGGCGGCGCTCCTGCCGGCGATGCGACGGTCGAGTTCGACGTCGGCGTGGACGGCGAGGAGGGTGTCGACTCCGACGCCGTGGCCGCGGTCGACGTGGACGGCGACGGCACCGACGGGACCGACGGCGGTGTGGACGCGGATGGCGGCACGGACGCTGACGCGGTCGACGCCGACGGCGCTGCGGACGCGGCTGGTGCTGACGCGACGGATGCCGCTGGCACGGACGCGACGGATGCTGCTGGTACGGATGCGACCGACGCTGCTGGTACGGATGCGACGGATGCTGCTGGTACGGATGCGACGGATGCTGCTGGTACGGATGCGACCGACGCTGCTGGTACTGACGTGACCGATGCCGCTGGCACGGACGCGACGGATGCTGCCGGAACGGACGCGACGGACGCTGCTGGTACTGACGCGACGGATGCTGCCGGAACGGACGCCACCGACGCCGCCGGTACCGACGCGACGGATGCCGCTGGCACCGATGCAACGGATGCTGCTGGTACGGATGCGACCGACGCTGCTGGCACGGACGCGACGGACGCTGCCGGAACCGATGCAACGGATGCTGCTGGTACGGATGCGACCGACGCCGCTGGCGCGGACGCGACCGACGCTGCTGGCGCGGATGCGACTGATGCTGCTGGCACGGATGCGACTGATGCTGCCGGTACCGACGCCACGGACGCTGCCGGAACGGATGCGACGGACGCTGCCGGAACCGATGCAACGGACGCGGCTGGCACCGACGCAACGGACGCTGCTGGTACCGACGCGACCGACGCTGCCGGGACGGATGCGACTGATGCTGACGGTACCGACGCGACCGATGCCGCTGGCACGGACGCGACCGATGCCGCTGGTACCGACGCGACTGATGCCGCTGGTACCGACGCGACCGACGCTGCCGGCACGGACGCGACGGACGCTGCCGGAACCGACGCGACGGACGCTGCCGGGACGGATGCAACCGATGCCGCTGGCACCGACGCGACCGATGCCGCTGGCACCGACGCGACCGATGCCGCTGGCACCGACGCGACCGACGCCGCTGGCACGGACGCGACGGACGCTGCCGGAACCGATGCGACTGATGCTGCCGGTACCGACGCGACTGACGCTGCTGGCACGGACGCGACGGACGCTGCCGGAACCGATGCGACTGATGCTGCCGGTACCGACGCGACTGACGCTGCTGGAACGGACGCGACGGACGCTGCCGGAACCGATGCAACGGATGCTGCTGGCACCGACGCGACTGACGCTGCTGGAACGGACGCGACCGACGCCGCTGGTACCGACGCGACCGACGCCGCTGGTACCGATGCGACCGACGCGGCCGGAACGGACGCAGCTGACGCCACGGACGCCGCCGACGCGACCGACGGATCCACCGACGGCGGCGACACCCCCACCCGTGCCGTCGTCCGCTTCACGGAGCTCGTCCGCGGGAGCGGGTCGGTGCAGATGGTCGACGCCTTCGGCTTCATCCCCGGTGAGACGCTCAACGCGACGGTGTTCTCCACGCCGAAGCCGCTGACGCCGATGATCGCGGATGCCGATGGACGCGCGACGTTCATGTTCGAGATCGGTCCGGACTTCGAGCTCGGTGACCACCGGGTCGAGGTCATCGGAGTCGAGTCGGGCATGGCGCAGGAGATGATCACGCGGTTCCGCGTGGTGGGATCCACCGTCCCGGCGGGCCAGCCCGGCACGCCGATCACCGGGGGCTCCGGCGGCGGCTACGGCGGCGGGATCCTCCCGGTCACCGGCGGCGACGGCGACGGGATGCTGCTGCTCGGCGGCATCGCGCTCCTGATGATGCTGACCGGCGCCGGTGCCCTGCACCGCGGCCGCAGCCGACGGGCGTGA
- the recR gene encoding recombination mediator RecR: MYEGIVQELIDELGRLPGIGPKSAQRIAFHILQTETFDVSRLAEVLTVVRDKVRFCAICGNVSEEETCGICRDPRRSPATICVVEEAKDVVAIERTREFRGLYHVLGGAISPIDGIGPDDLRIRQLMQRLADATVTEVIIATDPNLEGEATATYLSRLLSTFDIRVTRLASGLPVGGDLEYADEVTLGRAFEGRRLVGE, encoded by the coding sequence ATGTACGAGGGAATCGTCCAGGAGCTCATCGACGAGCTCGGCCGCCTGCCGGGCATCGGCCCGAAGTCCGCCCAGCGCATCGCGTTCCACATCCTCCAGACCGAGACGTTCGACGTCTCGCGCCTGGCCGAGGTGCTCACGGTGGTCCGCGACAAGGTGCGCTTCTGCGCCATCTGCGGCAACGTCAGCGAGGAGGAGACCTGCGGCATCTGCCGGGATCCCCGCCGCAGCCCCGCCACCATCTGCGTGGTCGAGGAGGCCAAGGACGTCGTCGCCATCGAGCGCACGCGCGAGTTCCGCGGGCTCTACCATGTCCTCGGCGGGGCCATCAGCCCCATCGACGGCATCGGGCCGGACGACCTCCGCATCCGACAGCTCATGCAGCGCCTCGCCGACGCCACGGTCACCGAGGTCATCATCGCCACCGACCCGAACCTGGAGGGCGAGGCGACCGCCACCTACCTCTCGCGGCTGCTCTCCACCTTCGACATCCGCGTCACGCGCCTCGCCTCCGGCCTCCCCGTCGGCGGCGACCTCGAGTACGCCGACGAGGTCACCCTCGGCCGCGCCTTCGAGGGCCGGCGCCTCGTGGGGGAGTGA
- a CDS encoding DNA polymerase III subunit gamma and tau: MVTALYRRYRPENFAELIGQTQVTDPLRTALRTNRVNHAYLFSGPRGCGKTTSARILARCLNCAEGPTDTPCGVCPSCVELSRDGSGSLDVVEIDAASHNGVDDARDIRERAVFAPARDRYKIFILDEAHMVTPQGFNALLKIVEEPPEHVKFIFATTEPDKVIGTIRSRTHHYPFRLVPPAQMLDYVEHLSREESVQVAPGVLPLVVRAGGGSVRDTLSLLDQLIAGSEDESVEYERAVALLGYTHAALLDEVIDAVARHDAAAAFAGVDRVIQTGQDPRRFVEDLLERLRDLIIVGATSIEGAAAVLRGTPEDELERMRAQAVAFGAVELSRAADVVNAALTEMTGATSPRLHLELLVARVLVPASDDTHRGALARVERLERRVGVADAAADPVPVASAPAAAPPVAAAPDPSPAAAPGAAAPAPTPVAAPAPAADPVPTSASPAPETPAAPAPSPESTASAPPAASPAAPVAPATTPVGPVTFEQLRDSWPSIVEAVEKAKRSAWLVAVTATPRALADDVLTLSFISANDAEKFKERGAPGQGVSDILRSAILDVLGIRVKFIARVEPHGGTTAPTGPAAPTGGGSTSPASDAPRPAGSASASAGTRPQGGTAAASPAAATPPAASSTPAATSSTPPATSAPRAKTTPPGGGWATVAIPTSDPGASEAPPVRAPASRPERAATPAPATVPPAQAAAAPSAPPRGPAAVPDAHVPDFEEPEPDEFGPAEPGWATSGASPDSAAPVARSVPAQQAPTAATGSASRPEPTPAGTKAAPAAAPSSAAPQRYGESVVREILQASFIEEKPVERKARPTIRPTGQD, encoded by the coding sequence GTGGTCACCGCCCTGTATCGCCGTTATCGGCCAGAGAACTTCGCCGAGCTCATCGGCCAGACGCAGGTGACGGATCCGCTGCGCACCGCGCTCCGCACCAACCGCGTCAACCACGCGTACCTGTTCAGCGGCCCGCGCGGCTGCGGCAAGACCACGTCGGCCCGCATCCTCGCGCGCTGCCTCAACTGCGCCGAGGGTCCCACCGACACCCCGTGCGGCGTGTGCCCCAGCTGCGTCGAGCTCAGCCGTGACGGCAGCGGATCCCTCGACGTGGTCGAGATCGACGCCGCGAGCCACAACGGCGTCGACGACGCGCGCGACATCCGCGAGCGCGCGGTCTTCGCGCCGGCGCGCGACCGCTACAAGATCTTCATCCTCGACGAGGCGCACATGGTCACGCCGCAGGGCTTCAACGCGCTGCTGAAGATCGTGGAGGAGCCGCCGGAGCACGTGAAGTTCATCTTCGCCACCACGGAGCCCGACAAGGTCATCGGCACCATCCGGTCCCGCACGCACCACTACCCGTTCCGCCTCGTGCCGCCCGCCCAGATGCTCGACTACGTGGAGCACCTCTCCCGGGAGGAGAGCGTGCAGGTGGCGCCCGGCGTCCTCCCGCTCGTGGTGCGCGCCGGTGGCGGATCCGTGCGCGACACCCTCTCCCTGCTCGACCAGCTCATCGCCGGCTCGGAGGACGAGAGCGTCGAGTACGAGCGCGCCGTCGCCCTGCTCGGATACACGCACGCGGCGCTGCTCGACGAGGTCATCGACGCGGTCGCCCGGCACGACGCGGCCGCCGCCTTCGCGGGGGTGGACCGGGTCATCCAGACCGGCCAGGATCCGCGCCGCTTCGTGGAGGACCTCCTCGAGCGCCTGCGCGACCTCATCATCGTGGGCGCCACCTCCATCGAGGGCGCCGCCGCCGTGCTGCGCGGCACCCCGGAGGACGAGCTCGAGCGCATGCGCGCGCAGGCCGTCGCCTTCGGCGCCGTCGAGCTGTCCCGCGCCGCGGACGTGGTCAACGCGGCCCTCACCGAGATGACGGGCGCCACCTCGCCGCGCCTCCACCTCGAGCTCCTGGTCGCGCGCGTGCTCGTGCCCGCCAGCGACGACACGCACCGTGGCGCCCTCGCCCGGGTCGAGCGCCTCGAGCGCCGGGTCGGCGTCGCCGATGCGGCGGCGGATCCGGTGCCCGTCGCGTCGGCGCCCGCCGCCGCTCCTCCCGTCGCGGCGGCTCCCGACCCCTCACCCGCCGCTGCTCCCGGGGCCGCCGCCCCGGCGCCGACCCCGGTCGCCGCCCCCGCTCCTGCCGCCGATCCCGTCCCCACCTCCGCGTCTCCCGCGCCGGAGACGCCGGCCGCCCCGGCGCCGTCCCCGGAGAGCACCGCATCGGCCCCGCCCGCGGCGTCCCCCGCGGCGCCCGTGGCTCCCGCGACGACGCCCGTCGGGCCGGTCACCTTCGAGCAGCTCCGCGACTCCTGGCCGTCGATCGTCGAGGCGGTCGAGAAGGCCAAGCGCAGCGCCTGGCTCGTCGCCGTCACGGCCACGCCGCGCGCCCTCGCGGACGACGTGCTCACGCTGTCCTTCATCAGCGCGAACGACGCGGAGAAGTTCAAGGAGCGCGGCGCCCCGGGCCAGGGCGTCAGCGACATCCTGCGCTCCGCCATCCTCGACGTGCTCGGAATCCGCGTGAAGTTCATCGCCCGCGTCGAACCGCACGGCGGGACCACGGCTCCCACCGGCCCCGCAGCACCGACCGGCGGCGGATCCACGTCGCCGGCGTCCGACGCCCCCCGGCCCGCGGGATCCGCCTCCGCCTCGGCCGGTACGCGCCCGCAGGGCGGGACCGCCGCCGCGTCACCTGCCGCGGCCACTCCTCCTGCCGCGTCGTCGACCCCGGCCGCGACGTCGTCGACCCCGCCCGCGACGTCGGCGCCACGAGCGAAGACCACCCCGCCCGGGGGCGGCTGGGCGACCGTGGCGATCCCGACCTCCGATCCCGGCGCATCCGAGGCGCCCCCGGTCCGGGCGCCCGCCTCCCGCCCCGAGCGCGCCGCCACCCCGGCCCCCGCGACCGTGCCGCCAGCACAGGCAGCCGCCGCCCCCAGCGCGCCGCCCCGCGGACCCGCGGCCGTCCCGGACGCCCACGTGCCGGACTTCGAGGAGCCCGAGCCCGACGAGTTCGGCCCCGCCGAGCCGGGCTGGGCCACGAGCGGCGCGTCCCCGGACTCGGCCGCGCCGGTCGCCCGATCCGTCCCCGCGCAGCAGGCGCCCACCGCGGCGACCGGATCCGCGTCCCGGCCGGAGCCGACCCCCGCCGGTACGAAGGCCGCGCCCGCCGCCGCCCCGTCATCCGCCGCTCCCCAGCGCTACGGCGAGTCCGTCGTCCGCGAGATCCTGCAGGCGAGCTTCATCGAGGAGAAGCCCGTCGAGCGCAAGGCCCGCCCCACCATCCGCCCCACAGGTCAGGACTAG
- a CDS encoding DUF5819 family protein: MTDTTHDHDVDQDDVEDVGDDAPETAAHDQAEVADEDAAPADPADRTPPTTLTRGARVGTAVAALVVAIYVATSILMVVPQGDATRALTAAARPYFSQQWNVFAPSIQKTNRYLQMQAQWRDDSGALVKSDWVDITRAEYEAGEGRIQGSRTVKQSANLLKTYTERFRGLTPEQQVIVQDTFIRRADTDSGFAAKTAVSLIDQLSALDEGSRGRVITMLRADYVLKEFTTYWATAWFGRDIERVRWRVATERPNDFAHRSDDEQQFTPSTRTFGWREADDVIDPQALSVYQGIVERYAR, from the coding sequence ATGACCGACACGACCCACGACCACGACGTGGACCAGGACGACGTCGAGGACGTCGGCGACGACGCCCCCGAGACCGCCGCCCACGACCAGGCCGAGGTCGCGGACGAGGACGCGGCTCCGGCCGACCCCGCCGACCGCACCCCACCTACTACCCTCACCCGCGGCGCCCGCGTCGGCACGGCCGTCGCGGCCCTCGTCGTCGCGATCTACGTGGCGACCTCGATACTCATGGTCGTCCCGCAGGGCGACGCCACCCGGGCCCTCACGGCCGCCGCGCGCCCCTACTTCAGCCAGCAGTGGAACGTCTTCGCCCCCTCGATCCAGAAGACGAACCGCTACCTCCAGATGCAGGCCCAGTGGCGCGACGACTCGGGCGCGCTCGTCAAGAGCGACTGGGTCGACATCACCCGCGCCGAGTACGAGGCGGGGGAGGGCCGGATCCAGGGATCCCGCACCGTCAAGCAGAGCGCCAACCTGCTCAAGACCTACACGGAGCGGTTCCGGGGCCTCACGCCCGAGCAGCAGGTGATCGTGCAGGACACCTTCATCCGCCGGGCCGACACCGACTCGGGGTTCGCGGCCAAGACGGCCGTCTCCCTCATCGACCAGCTCTCCGCCCTCGACGAGGGGAGCCGCGGCCGCGTGATCACGATGCTCCGCGCGGACTACGTGCTGAAGGAGTTCACGACCTACTGGGCCACGGCCTGGTTCGGCCGCGACATCGAGCGCGTGCGCTGGCGCGTCGCGACCGAGCGGCCCAACGACTTCGCCCACCGGTCCGACGACGAGCAGCAGTTCACCCCCTCCACGCGCACCTTCGGGTGGCGCGAGGCGGACGACGTGATCGACCCCCAGGCGCTCAGCGTCTACCAGGGGATCGTGGAGAGGTACGCACGATGA